One Citrus sinensis cultivar Valencia sweet orange chromosome 5, DVS_A1.0, whole genome shotgun sequence genomic window, tataatgtaaccTAACTAAgaataatatcaattattctattttaatataatatttaattaaactattgCCATTATTGTACTTAGTCATGGCTCATATGTGGATCCACTAATTGTTTCGCACCGTTGATTGATTGAGGGACGGTCaagatttgattaaatattggAATTGGTATGCGATCTCATTAAAGTTGACTTCTAAAATTGCATTCTCAATTATTCAgatttaaaaaacaagaatGATAATATGATAGTTACGTTTTAATATTCTACGTTtgaaatattatgtttcttcTCAAAGCTGCAAATCTCATTTACATTACCTGGTCAAAGACttcttgaaataaattatttatgctaTTAATTCAGTTAGTTAAGGATATACTTTAAATGACATGACATTTAATCAACCAACGATACAACATATATCGATTTAATATTAAGATATCTAAACATAATGAGACGACAAGATCAATACTcaacatataatttatttttaatacaatttctttcataaatattGATACAATATTATTGTATCAATGTCATGTCACTTGCTTGactttatttacttattacttTAACTCTTTTAGTACCCATACGTCACTCATTAAACtcgtatatattttatatgcaTCGAATTATTGAGAATAGAATTCATAGAGTTCAACTCTTGCGCATGAACTTAGGATTTCTCTATTAAGTTTTACTTGGATATGATTATATTGTTGTTCTAGTTTATGacctcttttaattttttttccatacaTATGATTTTCATTAAATCACAACTCTAGTTGGCATTTCACATCACCCGCAATTGATTAGTTGCTTTCTAatccaacaaaatcaatatggaaagaaataaatggCAACCGATAAATATTCCAACATTATGTATTACGCTGAAGATTAAGCCAATCCCACTACTACAAAACTGAATTTCTTTGATAGAATGCTTTTTCACATGATCATGTATGTGTCAAAGTTTTGTGAcagatatattattttgctgATGTCGCAAACACAATCGTTTCAAAATCTTTAGAGgccttgaaattttgattattctaTAAGAGAATAGTTACAAAATTCTGTCACTAATAGTAAGTTAAGTGATTCTTGATAGAATActatcaaaacatttatataaaatctcacattttaatattttacaaaaatgtgttttaaagattttaatttttttgacataattcTATCGgtgaacttttttattttaatttttaattccacTTAGGCATTGAAAATGACATAGTTTTAAAAGATTTCAATGACTTAACTGATGTgaatatatctttaataagTCAACGAAAAAAttctatcaaataaaatttactattttatttattttatgttgccacatcaataaattaaaatgatgacATTTCATACgctcaaaaaagaaaaacttatgtAGGCTAAATTCATCACCTTATCAGATAAACAAAGGCCTGCTCAACCAATAAGAATTTGCCATCTAAAAAGTTTAATGGGTCTTTCAAAAAGCCTGACTTGCGTCTGAGCTTGAGTATTTCAGGTCTAATCTAATAAGCaagtttataaattataaatttatgaaatacaatgaaaaaggttttaaaaaaaagaaaaaggtttaaaaaaattaaagtataaatatgaggttttacaattaaaatactaaatagtGGCAAAATGAGCGCCCAAAAAGTGcggcaaattaaaattattcaaaattcatcTCTTCaatcccttttttttattttagagggaaaaattttttatgtaccactgaaataaaattaacccaaaaacaTTCTGTAATTGAAAGCTTGGAACGAATTTCACGCCTCTCGCCTTCTCTTTCACGCATTTCGCATTCCTTTTTCGCATTAACACATAAAAGGAGAAACAAATGGAATAATTAGAGAGAGGGATGAGATTCCATTTATTGTTTGGTTATAAGTACTGGAAATGAAACACgagaaaataattgagtgttttttttttgttaacttaaaaataCGTATTTTCtgtatttgatatttaatagaaaattcaaagtaaaatcaaatccatttgTAATATAAGTTCACttcattcataaaattaaacatatagaataaaatttataaatgttacTTATACAAATACATATtactattcaaaataataaaaattttgcattggaaacaattttgaaaaaaaaaataaaagtttttaatggAGAAAGGAATTGTGGAGGGAAAGTTTGATAGAAGATGCACACTAGATAGTTTTGGAATTATGTATACCGTcagtcattttattaaaaaaatgaaaataatttgatcagcCACTAGAGTTTTACTTCAGTGATTTTCTCAATACGACGTACGGTCCTCAGAACCTTATCATGATGCATGTATATTCTAAGCTTCACGACATCATATTAAAAACGTTTAGCTATGactataatttgaaatttgttttattcaaTGAATGTTACATTTACTGGTATGTTAACAGCTAATAACTGAATTTGActcatttttatgtaaattttaagctaataactgaatttgactcatttttatgtaaattttatagaCCCACCGATTCaccattttttaatgttatgatCATTGTAggcatgttattttttaaattatgactCCATGcgaaatcaaaattaaaatttcaccGTCTTTTTATTGGATTTGGTTATGATAATCAAATAACACAATAATCAAACATAAGGCAAAAAAATTTACGTGATTcgacatattaattaatatgcctacatccacgggtgGTGATACTAATAAGCCactatataatgaaaaagtgtacaaataataataagctctCAGATgagccaaaaaagaaaaaaaagaacaccAAGATCAAcactcaaaaatcaaaatcaatcaatcccCAGCGGTTTGGCCTCACAAGAGCTCTCTCTGTGTTGTGCTTTCTCTCATTCATTCTCTTTACAAATACAAGGctcgcaaaaaaaaaaaaaaaacgaaattACTGAAAACATACATAACAGATTAAAAAAGCACGCGCCGCGCCCGTCCCCCAATTCCTGCTTTGCGACGCCATTTCGTAATTCCTTTTTggctgaaaaattaatatcgctttccccaaaaaaaaaaaaacaaatgaatcaGTTAGACAAATATATCTAATTACAATGGACattgttaaattaatgaagaagagtagagagagagcaaacgaGAAGGAAAGcgtatacaaattataattactaaCCAGAGTTATTAGCAccattacatatatatatcccTGCTGAATCCCCTCCTCTGTTCACCATTCGTTTCTaaaatggattaaaaaataactactaattaattttaattaaaatagagtGAGCATGCAATGCATGCAGGAGATCTAGAAAGCAATTACCCGTGGCGGTGGCCGTGGGTGATTGTAATTGACTAATTGCAGCCGCGCGCTTTCAGTAAATGGAGATTTTGGGAATGTGGCGTATCAGAGGCCAGTCCTCTCCTGTCTCCTTTCTGCAACGTTCTTCTAAAATAGGGCATTCCCTAATCTTCAATGCCTGCAGTGTTGTCTTCTGAAGAAGGTGATCGGGCAGTGCTTTTAATTTGGGGCACCAACCAATTTCCAAGGAAGAAAGACGTGGCATGATTATGATTTCTCCCTTTATTGCAGTCCCGCAATCCCACTCTTCCAGTTCTAGCATATTAAGAAATCTGAGCTGTTTCAATTTGGGAAAGGCAATAACTGAGGAGCCATCCGTATCACTTTCTACTCCCAAAAATTCATTACCCCCTCTTTTCACGCTTTTCATTCCTAAAATATGAAGAGATTCAAGGGATGGCAATTTTCCCAAAGGAGGCAAATGCTCGCAATTTCTGCACTCGAAGAGAAATAAAACCGTTAAATTGGTTAACGACATGAACCAATTTATGGGGACAACATTCCTCCTCCCTCTGTATTCGTCTATCcgtaatttctttaaattaggaGGTggtcccaaggcttcaagaagCCGTTCATCTTCATCCTCCTCATTCTCCCTCCTCCCAGCTTAATCAAATTGAAGTTCCAACTCAACgagatatttctttttctcaagttcagCCCTTCTAGCCTCCCCCGCATCTGACACACCACCCAGCCCACGTATACCACATTGTTGAAGGAAGTTAAGCTTTTTAAGAGACCCAAGGCTACATGTTCTGTCATACCCTCCACCCACAACAAAGTTTCCCACTATCCGAAGCCTGATTAATTCCCCAATTCCTGCCGACAAGTATCTTAAAGAATCAGTCCGCACATTGTGAAAATACATCAGCTTTCTTAACTTCCCAATCCCTCGAGGTAATTCTCTAAGTTTTACACAACAACTAACATCTAAACGTTCTAAATTATACAACTCACACAACGTCTcgggtaatttttttatctcctTTTGACCGCACAAACTAAGGTATTTCAAATGTaacaatttttctatatttgttGGAATTTCCTCGATGTCATTCACACATGACCACTTATCACTcgcatttaattttaatgcccTTAAACAAGTTAATTTATCGAAGAATTGAGGTAGGACTTCACTAGACcatgaatattcatcacttttaACTAAGAGGCTACGCAATCCTCGCAATCCTTTAACATTACCCCAAATGGAGATCGGAACCGAAGCCCCCCTAGGTAGAGTTAACAGTAAATGACGGATTTTTTTCTCCCCGAAAGAGCTAATAGCTAACTCTTCACCCCTATGAATTTCTACTGTTAAACATTCATTACTACATAAATATTGGGCAAAGTCGTGCACGATATCGTGCATTTTGCAATTAGAGATTTCACCATCATCgtcttttttaaaatcctGAAAGAATGAACGGCTAGCTAAGATGTTGAAATACTCTTCACCAATGTCCTCCATCTCTTTGGGTCCTTTCTCGCTAAGGTAACCTTGTGCCATCCATAGGTTAATTAACTCTTCTTTCCAAATTTCATGGTCTTTCGGAAAGATGGCACAGTAAGTGAAACATTGTTTTACCTTAGAGGGCAATTCATTGTAACTCAACAATAGAGGGGCCAAAAGGCCTTTCTCAATTGCTTCTAGTTCCCATATCTCACTCTCTAAGATATTTTGCCATTCTTTTTCAGTGTTTTTAGACCGCAAGAGACTAGCAATTGTCTTTGCAGCTAAAGGTAAGCCCTTGCACTTTTTTACAATTTCTCTaccaattttttctaaattttcacgTTTTCCTATGGTCTTACCAGAAATTGCCAACGACTGAAACACCGACCAGCATTCCATTTCAGACAATACATTGACAGAGATAACATGAGTTGATCCCATAATACGGGCAACTGTCTCTTTACGTGtggtaattaaaattttacttccaTGGAAACCACTCTTTAAACAGTAGTAGAATGGTTCCCATTTAGAGTAATCTTCATTCCACACGTCGTCTAAGAtaagaagaaatttcttcCCGGCAACATGTTTTTCAACATATTGCATGAGAGATTGAAACTCACCAACATTAGGGGCAGAATCTGTTAGAGCTTCAATGATTGCTCTAGCGATTCTAAACTCATCAAAAGGATCTGACACACAGACCcatattcttttttcaaaatgttttttaaCATCACCGTTGTTGTAGGCAAATTGAGCAAGAGTAGTTTTGCCTATTCCCCCCATCCCAACAAGTGAGATGATAGAGGGGCCTTTCTGTTCTTTACTACTCTCACATAACAACCTATCAACGAGTTCGTTCTTCTCATCTTTTCTACCAAATATCTCGGACTCATCAATTGAGGAGACACTTGGTATTCGCTCATCTGCTCTCTCATTAGTAACATTCACAGCAAAACCAAACATCTCTTTCTGTCTGGCAATATCATCAAGAGTTTCATTGATGTCTTTCATCTTGAGAGCAATGCGACGACGTAAAAAAATAGGTTTGCAGCCAAAGCAAGAGGCAGCAGGAAAGAAGGAACATACCTTCTTCTTAGGAACGAGAGCATCATTTTCATGATCATCCACTCCATCGATCTGCAGTTTGAGCCTTGCAGTGTTCCACTCACCCAACACATCTTCCATGTCGTAACATGCGCATCTGAGTCGATCGAGCCAGAGTCTGACAGTTTCCTCCTTTACTTGCCTTTTCTCTGCATCATGGAGCACAGCTCGAATGGCTTGGAGATTGCTGGTCAGCTTCTTCGCTTCCTTTCCGACACCCGTTACAAGCCTCACTTGTTCCTTCGCCTCTTCAACAGCCATTGAGGTCAGCAGCTCCAAGAGAGGGGAAATGATCGCATCAACCatggtgaaaaagaaaaatgagagagagaagaaattgaTGGTGAGTTGTAGCAAAAGTAAGTAGCTAATGCTGAAAGAAATGAAGGAGCTGATAATGTGGTGAAAATGTTGCCGTATTCTTTCAATTCTTATAGTACTGCAAgcaaaattctaatttagaaatatttatttcatttcagcCCCTTGTGAAAGAAGCAACTGTTATTagtattacttttttttttaataccagCAAAGAGTGAAAATGACGTACAGTTGTGGAcaggaaataataaattgttagGTCCTACATCGGCGATTCACGCGGTATATGAAACTGACAAAGTTTTCTATGatctctttttaaataattgaacaaGTTGTTAGATAATATATATGATCGTGTCGTCATATTGAGATTTGGAAGCATTTGCTTTACAATCACCCATGAACttgatattttttagattGGTTGATCTGAATTACACGTATGTTATTAGCTTAGAAATACCTTGACCAtctctttcttattttcttcttttttttttttaaatttgactcGTTTGCATAATTAGTTGAAAGGAAAGAATGAACATACTAATAAACTATGAAAACACTGccacataatattttaagattcATATTGAACCActttatttagattttgtcTTTTTAGCAGATGTCTGATAGTGGGAGTTTAGAGTTTAATCTCTAACTTTGCTTGTGAAgtgtgaaaaatcaaataatctttTCAACTCgtttttcaacaaaaatagaTAACAATTCATCATCAGTTATTTCTCATTATGTATAAAATGATCAATCTAGAGTTGGATATTcacatatttttctatttctaatcatttcaaaatataatatgaactttaaaaaaaaatcaaattgtaataaagtgacataaatattaaaaaatgaaaataaaaagtcaaaaatgtAATGCGGAAAAAAGACaacatttttgtttgttctatTCATGGCATCATCTAAATATGAGAAATGATGGGTTGATGGGTCATTGTGAACAACCATATAATTGCAACACGTGAATACCAtcaaagttataataattCATGGACCCATGCATCCTctgtttttctaattattcCGCGTAGAAGGCTAAAATTTAACGTGTGATGTAAGGAGCACAATAACAACTTGAAGATTCCTGGAAATTGCCTACagcacaaatatttttcatttgaacaAAAACcatcaataattttcaaacttagaagatattttttttttccaataacccaccaaaaacattttcatttagtgtaactttgtaattttttagatGATACTTAAAACTGCTAATATCttctaattattgttttaaaaatctaaataattgcATGCCCAATTAACGGATCAGTAGTCTCAGTTCgacatatttatttgaaaaaaaaaagaaatacacgGTTTGTTTGATGACTCTGGAATAGAACATCaggaaatgaagagaaaaagtAACATACTTTATGACGACCATTGCGGATGACACAACAGATGTAAGTATTTATTGCCAATTAATTGGCATTCTTATTATCAAGTAGTTGTTTTAGACTCGAATTCAAAAGCTCTGCTCTGCTCTGCCCTTCGGTAATTCCCctgttcaaaaaataatattgttttaaaaatctcaataacAACATGCCCAACAAATCAGTTTGACatgacatatttaaaaaaaaaaaggatcgaGCAACACCGTAACTTTTGTTATAACGACTTTGTTGAAATTGAAACATTATTGGGAAATTAATGAAGAGTAGAGAGCAATGAGAAAGCTTAATTAAGCTAaacaatttgattattaattaattaagctaaacaatttgattattaactCTCTAGTCTCTCTTGCACCACTCCAGTTATCCTCTGATCGATCATACAATCCAATGCATAATCTATTCTTTAGCATGCGGCTTTAGACACAGCTGTTATAAACTTGGTCAGCTTAACAATTATAACGTAacatatgatattattaaaatattcaattattctCTTGGAAAGAAGTAAAttcactcaaatttaaaaaaggttgataaagataaaaatattttatattttattacctaataatattagaatctTAAGATGCAATTGGCATTGTCTTTGTTTTGgtgttctttgtttttttaacgATGAAGcaatctaaaatttgtttggaTTTTAGAAAAGTggagaatagaaaaatgatgtttttttaatttttattctctaaatgaatcccacataatttttttttttttatgttatgatcATTGTAGgcatgttatattttaaattatgactCCAtgtgaaatcaaaatttaaatttcatcatcttttATAGGATTTGATTATGATAATCAAATAACAcaataaacaaacacaaggcaaaaaaatttacgtggttcgacatattaattaatatgccTACATCCACCGGTGGTGACACCAATAAGTCactatataatgaaaaagtgtacaaataataataagctctCAGATGagctaaaaaagaaaaaaatcaaaatcaatcaatcccCAGCGGTTTGGCCTCACAAGAGCTCTCTCTGTGTTGTGCTTTCTCTCATTTATTCTCTTTACAAATACAAGGCTCgcaaaaaaacaaaacgaaTTACTGAAAACATACATAACAGATTAAAAAAGCACGCGCCGCGCCCGTCCCCCAATTCCTGCTTTGCGACGCCATTTCGTAATTCCTTTTTGGCTGAAAAATATCGCTTTCCCcaacaaaacaaatgaatCAGTTAGACAcatatatctaattttaatggacattgttaaattaatgaagaagagtagagagagagcaaacgaGAAGGAAAGcgtatataaattataattactaaCCAGAGTTATTAGCACCATTACATATATATCCCTTCATTAATCTTGATGATTACATAGTCTTTTTGGGGCATGTTGTTACTAAAGATGGCATTTTTGTTGATCCAGCCAAGATTGAGGCTGTGGTGAATTGGTCAAGACCAACTAATGTTACTGAGATCAGGAGCTTCCTAGGTTTAGCTGGTTATTACAGAAGATTTGTGGATGGGTTCTCTAGACTCGCAGCCCCATTAACAAGATTGACCAGAAAGAATGCGAAGTTTGAATGGAGTGATGAATGTGAGAAAAGCTTTCAGGAGTTGAAGAAAATGTTGGTTTCTGCTCCTGTCTTGACAGTTCCTTCTAGCGGTAgtagagagagagcaaacgaGAAGGAAAGcgtatacaaattataattactaaCCAGAGTTATTAGCAccattacatatatatatatatatccctGCTGAATCCCCTCCTCTGTTCACCATTCG contains:
- the LOC127902392 gene encoding putative disease resistance protein RGA3, whose product is MVDAIISPLLELLTSMAVEEAKEQVRLVTGVGKEAKKLTSNLQAIRAVLHDAEKRQVKEETVRLWLDRLRCACYDMEDVLGEWNTARLKLQIDGVDDHENDALVPKKKVCSFFPAASCFGCKPIFLRRRIALKMKDINETLDDIARQKEMFGFAVNVTNERADERIPSVSSIDESEIFGRKDEKNELVDRLLCESSKEQKGPSIISLVGMGGIGKTTLAQFAYNNGDVKKHFEKRIWVCVSDPFDEFRIARAIIEALTDSAPNVGEFQSLMQYVEKHVAGKKFLLILDDVWNEDYSKWEPFYYCLKSGFHGSKILITTRKETVARIMGSTHVISVNVLSEMECWSVFQSLAISGKTIGKRENLEKIGREIVKKCKGLPLAAKTIASLLRSKNTEKEWQNILESEIWELEAIEKGLLAPLLLSYNELPSKVKQCFTYCAIFPKDHEIWKEELINLWMAQGYLSEKGPKEMEDIGEEYFNILASRSFFQDFKKDDDGEISNCKMHDIVHDFAQYLCSNECLTVEIHRGEELAISSFGEKKIRHLLLTLPRGASVPISIWGNVKGLRGLRSLLVKSDEYSWSSEVLPQFFDKLTCLRALKLNASDKWSCVNDIEEIPTNIEKLLHLKYLSLCGQKEIKKLPETLCELYNLERLDVSCCVKLRELPRGIGKLRKLMYFHNVRTDSLRYLSAGIGELIRLRIVGNFVVGGGYDRTCSLGSLKKLNFLQQCGIRGLGGVSDAGEARRAELEKKKYLVELELQFD